The genomic DNA GTCAATGTTTATATTTGGAGTCATTTTAAGATGGTTTTCAATAGGATATAATAAAAGTTTTACATCGTTGTTACTTCCATGTTTGGTAATAGCAATACCAAATATTGGTGTATTTATAAGCTATGTAAAAAATAATTTAGATAAAGAGTTAAGAGAAGAATATATAAAATATCTCTATGTAAATGGAGTTAAAAAGTTTTGGTTAAATATCTATATTTTAAAAAATTCAATTATTCCAATTATTCCGCTTTTGGGAATTCTTATAATTGATCTGATTACTGGAGTAGTTATAGTAGAACAAATATTTTCTATTCCTGGAATAGGAAGACTTATGGTAACTGCAGTTATAAATAGGGATATACCTCTAGTTCAGGGAATAATATTTTATACCTCAGCTGTGCTTGTGATAATAAACTTCTTTATAGATATAATCTACTCTTTAGTTGATCCAAGAATAAGAGGTGAGAGATAATGAAAAAGAAAATGTATTTAGGACTTTTTATTATCTTTGTTATAATATGTATATGTTTTTATCAAAATCCATATACTATGCATGAGAATGCAGTTTTATGTGCACCTAGTATGAAGCATATCTTAGGTTGTGACAATCTTGGGAGAGATATTTTTAGTAGATTAGTTTTGGGATCAGTATATAGTTTAGCAATTGCCTTTGGGGCTATTGCTATGGCGGTAATTGCTGGAATAATAATTGGGAGCATTGCTGGATATTATGGGAAATTGACAGATGGAATTATAATGTCTTTAATGGAGGTTATAATTGCAATTCCAGGAATAATAATTGCTTT from Fusobacterium hominis includes the following:
- a CDS encoding ABC transporter permease; protein product: MYYIKKLFKMIFSIFLIGTISFLLLELIPGDPAMAILGVESTPEDIAMMRETLGLNKGVLERYLIWGANLLSGNLGNSFKYGEPVSTLIKERLPLTLEVAIITVIMVVLVSVPVSFSIYRIRNKYARKVIDFLIGLCVSLPSFWIGILSMFIFGVILRWFSIGYNKSFTSLLLPCLVIAIPNIGVFISYVKNNLDKELREEYIKYLYVNGVKKFWLNIYILKNSIIPIIPLLGILIIDLITGVVIVEQIFSIPGIGRLMVTAVINRDIPLVQGIIFYTSAVLVIINFFIDIIYSLVDPRIRGER